A single genomic interval of Halalkalibaculum roseum harbors:
- a CDS encoding nickel-binding protein, which produces MPLYMDCHDVPGIKIQEAEKAHLKDLAVQEKYDVKYLAYWVNEDSGKVFCLMKAPNKDAIQKTHLLANGVTACNIVEVEGGLYSAFMGNDLRDKDDLVVDKNGDVDRGYRFILNLDIIAVTRLSHFIDFDQLKLPHKPIKYAEQLILKNNGTVVNQLSFDRLIAVFNTPESCLLCAKEIQEEFLSHKEKYASNEWNFRFTMGLCIGEPVTNTDDRIFQKALNQSMWYGKIAENGKIALPVEFQEISVLCRTEMDGKGITVIDKSDQVFIQQLFDHINMNISKVNFTIAKLSKEIGLSRAQLYRKLNSMSNTSPVQFLRDVRLRYALNLIKERELTISEIAYELGFSNPSYFAKCFKEKYGISPSKIKVEV; this is translated from the coding sequence ATGCCTTTATACATGGATTGTCACGATGTCCCGGGAATAAAAATTCAGGAAGCAGAAAAAGCGCACCTCAAAGATTTGGCCGTTCAGGAAAAGTATGATGTTAAATACCTGGCCTATTGGGTAAACGAAGACAGCGGTAAAGTTTTCTGTTTGATGAAAGCCCCGAATAAAGATGCTATCCAAAAGACGCACCTTTTGGCAAATGGAGTAACCGCCTGTAACATCGTAGAAGTAGAAGGTGGACTGTACTCGGCCTTTATGGGAAATGACCTGAGAGACAAAGATGATTTAGTTGTCGATAAAAACGGAGATGTTGATAGAGGATACAGATTTATTCTAAATCTGGACATTATCGCTGTCACACGTTTGTCGCATTTTATTGATTTTGATCAGCTAAAATTGCCTCATAAGCCTATTAAATATGCCGAACAATTGATTCTCAAAAATAATGGCACAGTTGTTAACCAATTATCTTTTGATAGACTTATTGCTGTTTTTAATACCCCGGAAAGCTGTTTGCTTTGTGCCAAAGAGATACAGGAAGAATTTCTCTCCCATAAAGAGAAGTATGCTTCCAATGAATGGAATTTCAGGTTTACGATGGGTTTGTGTATTGGGGAACCGGTTACTAATACGGATGACCGGATTTTTCAAAAAGCACTGAATCAAAGTATGTGGTATGGTAAAATTGCTGAAAATGGGAAAATTGCACTGCCGGTTGAGTTCCAGGAGATAAGCGTTTTATGCCGAACAGAAATGGATGGAAAAGGCATCACGGTTATCGATAAATCCGACCAGGTATTTATTCAGCAGTTATTCGATCACATAAACATGAATATTTCAAAGGTTAACTTTACTATTGCCAAGCTAAGTAAAGAAATCGGATTGAGCCGGGCACAGTTGTATCGCAAACTAAATTCTATGTCAAACACCTCTCCGGTACAGTTTTTAAGGGATGTCAGACTCAGATACGCACTTAACCTCATTAAGGAAAGAGAGTTGACAATATCTGAAATCGCATATGAGCTGGGATTCTCGAACCCCTCCTATTTTGCCAAGTGTTTCAAAGAGAAATACGGTATCTCCCCTTCCAAAATAAAAGTAGAAGTGTAG
- a CDS encoding nickel-binding protein: MPLFMDYHIVSDISIDAVKKGHMADKSVQDKYGVRYVQFWVNEDAGTIFCLIEAPDKESCERVHQEAHGNIACKIIKVESGFYKLFMGESQRLDHGIVLGKDGELDKAYRFVIAIDIWGITKATNSDDLRHLVIPDKPKKLIRQIIPSYDGREINNDDYDGFICVFTEADEALDCAMEIQREFLKRMENPKDESWNITFKIGVGGGQPVTMNDHLFESTIRLAQRLSLIAESGEIVASNMVRKLSALEEKPTSSAALKSIQLAEEEFLEQLFDITEENISDQEFNVEKLCRDIGISRTQLYRKVKSTTGNSPVAFIRDMRLNKALTLIKENKYNISEIAMEIGYSNPSYFSKCFKDKYGVKASKVAV; encoded by the coding sequence ATGCCTCTATTCATGGATTATCATATCGTTTCTGATATAAGCATTGATGCGGTCAAGAAGGGGCATATGGCAGATAAATCTGTTCAGGACAAATACGGTGTCAGGTATGTTCAATTTTGGGTAAATGAAGATGCCGGAACCATTTTCTGCCTTATTGAAGCACCTGATAAGGAGTCTTGTGAAAGAGTGCACCAGGAAGCTCACGGTAATATCGCATGCAAAATTATTAAAGTTGAAAGTGGCTTTTATAAATTATTCATGGGGGAATCCCAACGACTGGATCATGGTATCGTTTTAGGTAAAGACGGAGAGTTAGATAAAGCCTACCGCTTTGTAATAGCAATTGATATTTGGGGAATCACTAAAGCGACGAACTCCGATGATTTAAGGCATTTAGTCATTCCTGACAAGCCCAAAAAACTGATCCGGCAAATTATTCCTTCGTATGATGGTAGAGAGATTAATAATGATGACTATGACGGCTTTATCTGCGTTTTTACAGAAGCCGACGAAGCGTTGGACTGTGCCATGGAAATCCAGAGGGAATTTTTAAAAAGGATGGAGAACCCCAAAGATGAATCCTGGAATATTACCTTCAAAATTGGAGTCGGCGGTGGGCAGCCGGTAACTATGAACGACCACTTATTTGAATCGACCATACGTTTGGCACAACGGCTCAGCTTGATTGCGGAAAGCGGCGAAATTGTAGCATCAAATATGGTCCGGAAATTGAGTGCTTTAGAGGAGAAACCAACCAGCAGTGCAGCATTGAAGTCGATTCAATTGGCAGAAGAAGAGTTTCTTGAACAACTGTTTGACATCACCGAGGAGAATATCTCAGACCAAGAGTTTAACGTCGAAAAACTTTGCCGCGATATTGGTATTAGCCGTACCCAGCTCTACAGAAAAGTTAAATCCACAACCGGGAATTCACCGGTTGCTTTTATTCGGGATATGCGTCTGAATAAAGCACTCACATTGATCAAAGAGAACAAATACAATATATCTGAGATCGCTATGGAAATCGGGTACAGTAATCCTTCCTATTTTTCGAAATGCTTCAAAGACAAATATGGAGTTAAAGCGTCAAAAGTAGCGGTATAG
- the ppgK gene encoding polyphosphate--glucose phosphotransferase: protein MEILGIDVGGSGIKGAIVDTRVGELKTERYRIPTPKPATPSSVINTIEAIIDHFDWQGVVGCGFPAAVKHEIVKTASNIDDSWIGVNASAQIEKGTGCPTWLVNDVDAAGYAEVGFGAGKDRYGTIFMAAFGTGIGTAVFHNQQLVPNTELGHIPMHGMAAEDYAANSIREKQELSWEEWGGRVNEYLQVIQALFWPDIVIIGGGVSKYFNEFKDFLDLDTEVVPAENRNHAGIIGAAIAASAKQKGLE, encoded by the coding sequence ATGGAGATACTAGGAATAGATGTAGGCGGTTCTGGAATAAAAGGGGCTATTGTAGATACCCGGGTAGGGGAACTCAAAACGGAACGATACCGAATTCCAACTCCCAAACCGGCAACGCCATCCTCAGTGATTAATACCATTGAGGCCATAATTGATCATTTCGACTGGCAAGGTGTCGTCGGGTGCGGATTTCCGGCTGCTGTTAAACATGAAATTGTAAAAACAGCCTCAAACATTGATGATTCCTGGATTGGTGTAAATGCTTCTGCCCAGATAGAAAAAGGAACAGGGTGCCCGACCTGGCTCGTCAATGATGTTGATGCAGCAGGGTATGCTGAGGTGGGATTCGGTGCCGGGAAAGATCGGTATGGGACCATCTTTATGGCTGCTTTCGGTACCGGAATCGGAACCGCTGTCTTTCACAACCAGCAGTTGGTACCCAATACAGAGTTGGGACACATACCCATGCATGGTATGGCGGCTGAAGATTATGCCGCAAATTCGATCCGCGAAAAACAGGAGCTGAGCTGGGAAGAGTGGGGAGGCCGGGTAAATGAATACCTTCAGGTCATACAAGCTCTCTTTTGGCCAGATATAGTTATCATCGGTGGCGGGGTAAGTAAGTATTTTAATGAGTTCAAAGATTTCCTTGACCTCGATACAGAAGTGGTTCCTGCAGAAAATCGTAATCACGCAGGAATTATCGGTGCAGCAATAGCTGCCTCAGCGAAGCAGAAAGGTCTCGAATAA
- a CDS encoding tetratricopeptide repeat protein, whose product MRYLAALFFVFCAAYELHAQMPIPQDPHISDTALVHSLIDSSFEYSFSDPDTAIKFAKRAKRLSESLNYSKGIAEAHGELGYSFNRKGEFDRAIDHFDKGIRLLRALRDTMGLIAQLNDLGSTYSSMSEYNTALEHYFESLELCEAIGLERGISSNLGNIGLAYFELDRDEKAMEFYKRALEINQRLENKNSLATNYNNLGLLHGDQGRYEEALDFHFKALVIRQELGYTLSIANSLNNIGRVYMQKGEHDKAMKYLNRALQVNDGKDKDLSSIIHENMTKTYISMGKLDSARVHGEQTLDLSREYGSKLGVKVGYELLTDIYLKLGNYKRAFENQRKLMVVKDSILNAEKSKQISELQTKYETRQKEQEIALLEQEKEQEAMLRNAFLAGLVLIGIIGFLIYNRQRLKIKKNRTELENKRLHEEQLEKDLEFKNRQLTTHSLHLVQKNEAMRELKQEIELLKEESAGEVSRDLQKLQNKVDYSFNLDEDWEEFKLYFEEVHTGFFEALKEQYPDLTSNELRLSALAKLNLSIKETATILGIRPDSVKTARYRLRKKLGMETEEKLTDFMMAVEKEQVG is encoded by the coding sequence ATGAGGTATCTGGCAGCACTGTTTTTTGTTTTCTGTGCTGCGTATGAACTCCATGCGCAGATGCCTATCCCACAGGATCCCCATATTTCAGATACCGCACTGGTTCATTCCCTGATCGATTCCAGTTTTGAATATTCTTTTTCCGATCCCGATACCGCCATAAAATTTGCAAAAAGGGCAAAAAGACTTTCTGAATCCCTGAATTATTCAAAAGGTATTGCAGAAGCACACGGAGAGCTGGGGTATTCCTTCAACAGAAAGGGTGAGTTTGACCGGGCGATAGATCATTTTGATAAAGGGATTAGGCTGTTGCGTGCTTTGAGAGATACGATGGGACTAATAGCACAGCTAAATGATCTTGGATCGACCTACAGCAGCATGAGTGAATATAATACGGCACTGGAGCACTATTTTGAATCACTAGAGCTGTGTGAGGCTATCGGGCTCGAGCGGGGCATCAGTTCAAATTTAGGAAATATCGGCCTTGCTTACTTTGAGCTGGACCGGGATGAAAAGGCGATGGAGTTTTACAAGCGGGCACTTGAAATCAATCAGCGGTTGGAGAATAAAAACTCACTCGCCACAAATTATAATAATTTGGGTCTATTGCATGGGGATCAGGGCAGGTATGAGGAAGCATTGGATTTTCATTTCAAAGCTCTGGTTATCAGGCAAGAACTGGGGTACACCCTGAGTATAGCCAACAGTCTGAACAATATCGGTCGGGTTTATATGCAGAAAGGTGAACACGACAAGGCCATGAAGTATCTTAATCGAGCTCTTCAGGTAAATGACGGAAAAGACAAAGATCTCAGCTCAATTATTCATGAAAATATGACTAAGACCTATATCTCGATGGGTAAATTGGATTCAGCCCGAGTGCATGGAGAGCAGACGCTGGACTTATCACGTGAATATGGTAGTAAACTCGGAGTAAAAGTGGGTTATGAATTGCTCACGGATATTTATCTCAAGTTGGGTAATTACAAGCGTGCTTTTGAAAACCAGCGCAAGCTTATGGTCGTAAAAGACAGTATTCTGAATGCAGAGAAAAGCAAGCAGATCAGTGAGCTACAGACCAAATACGAAACCAGGCAAAAAGAGCAGGAGATAGCACTATTGGAACAAGAAAAGGAACAGGAGGCCATGTTGCGCAATGCATTTCTGGCAGGACTTGTTCTCATCGGAATAATTGGTTTTCTGATCTACAACCGGCAGCGTCTGAAAATCAAGAAGAACAGAACCGAGCTTGAAAACAAACGTCTACATGAAGAACAGCTGGAAAAAGATCTGGAGTTCAAGAATAGGCAACTTACTACCCACTCCCTGCACCTGGTTCAGAAGAATGAAGCCATGAGAGAACTCAAACAGGAGATCGAATTGCTGAAAGAAGAAAGTGCCGGGGAAGTCAGTCGGGATCTACAGAAACTCCAAAATAAAGTTGACTATAGTTTCAACCTGGATGAAGACTGGGAAGAGTTCAAACTCTATTTTGAAGAGGTGCACACCGGTTTTTTTGAGGCTCTGAAAGAACAGTATCCGGACCTCACTTCCAACGAGTTGCGCCTTTCAGCACTGGCCAAACTTAATCTCTCTATAAAAGAGACCGCTACCATACTGGGCATCAGACCCGATAGTGTTAAAACGGCGCGTTATCGCCTGCGCAAAAAGCTGGGGATGGAAACCGAAGAGAAACTGACTGATTTTATGATGGCTGTAGAGAAAGAGCAGGTGGGCTAG
- a CDS encoding class I SAM-dependent methyltransferase, which translates to MTEQNNQTDPEFIAAQLKKPSGDFAEEVGMKMNRVNKPLFDLTVETMQLQGTERLLEIGFGTGAFFKDLFKYADDLKVSGIDFSEEMVKLAQSNNKKVIDEGLLNVKWGESDDLPFSDSTFDKVYCNMVVYFWDQPGKHLSEVHRVLKPGGKFYTGIRSRESMLVFPFVEFGFNLYAAEEWKEILSENGFIVTNEQVSLDPELDFEGNTLQLESHCIVAAKNG; encoded by the coding sequence ATGACTGAGCAAAACAATCAAACTGATCCGGAATTCATCGCAGCCCAGCTTAAAAAACCATCAGGCGATTTTGCCGAAGAAGTTGGTATGAAAATGAACCGGGTAAACAAACCGCTATTTGATCTGACAGTGGAAACTATGCAGCTGCAGGGTACGGAACGGCTGCTTGAGATTGGTTTTGGCACCGGTGCCTTTTTCAAGGATCTTTTCAAGTATGCCGATGATCTAAAGGTGAGCGGAATTGACTTCTCTGAGGAGATGGTGAAATTAGCCCAATCAAATAATAAGAAGGTTATTGATGAAGGCTTGCTAAATGTGAAATGGGGAGAAAGTGATGATTTGCCGTTTTCTGATTCCACATTCGACAAAGTCTACTGCAATATGGTCGTTTACTTCTGGGATCAACCGGGAAAACATCTATCAGAAGTTCATCGGGTGCTTAAACCCGGCGGCAAATTCTATACCGGTATACGTTCCCGAGAGAGCATGCTGGTTTTTCCTTTTGTTGAGTTTGGATTTAACCTTTATGCAGCTGAAGAGTGGAAAGAAATACTATCCGAAAATGGATTCATCGTTACCAATGAACAGGTATCCTTAGATCCCGAACTGGATTTTGAAGGCAATACGCTGCAATTGGAATCGCACTGTATTGTCGCTGCTAAGAATGGTTGA
- the mddA gene encoding methanethiol S-methyltransferase, with translation MKRFLVLLYAVIAYLLFFATFLYMILFLGNYSELLPKTVNSGDEIALMPAVLINLGLIALFGLQHSIMARKSFKKWWTQYVAWPVERSTYVLFSTFALILLLWLWQPINEPVWEVNATWVSLILSWGFWLGWLVLFLSTYMIDHFRLFGLRQAWSYWKGEELQPPKFMEPGFYKYVRHPLMLGFLIAFWSVPRMTVGQLIFSAGMTTYIFIGVYFEEKAMLRRFGEKYEDYRERVPKFFPGLK, from the coding sequence ATGAAACGTTTTTTAGTTCTACTTTATGCCGTAATAGCTTACCTGTTATTTTTTGCCACATTCCTTTACATGATTCTTTTCCTGGGAAATTACTCTGAACTACTACCAAAAACCGTTAACAGCGGGGACGAGATAGCATTGATGCCTGCCGTGCTGATTAATCTGGGGCTCATCGCTCTTTTCGGCTTGCAACACTCCATCATGGCAAGGAAGTCATTCAAAAAGTGGTGGACCCAATATGTGGCATGGCCTGTTGAGCGAAGTACCTACGTGCTCTTTTCAACCTTTGCTCTTATTTTGCTTCTCTGGTTGTGGCAACCGATAAACGAACCGGTATGGGAAGTGAATGCTACCTGGGTATCACTGATACTCAGTTGGGGTTTCTGGCTGGGTTGGTTGGTGCTGTTTCTCTCAACGTATATGATCGATCACTTCAGACTCTTTGGACTTCGACAAGCGTGGAGCTACTGGAAAGGGGAAGAGCTACAGCCACCGAAATTTATGGAACCTGGTTTTTACAAGTATGTACGCCATCCGCTAATGCTGGGCTTTTTGATAGCCTTCTGGTCCGTACCGAGAATGACTGTAGGGCAACTGATTTTCTCAGCAGGAATGACGACGTATATATTTATAGGTGTCTACTTTGAGGAGAAAGCAATGCTACGTCGGTTCGGAGAGAAGTACGAGGACTATAGGGAACGCGTGCCTAAATTTTTTCCGGGTCTGAAATAA
- a CDS encoding OsmC family protein, whose product MADPNTIKNVFKRNVKALKLRPSIGQSTALTHVHVVDGTTCEIVSGSKRLTVDVGKDAGGNDAGPGPGILERAALGSCLAIGYATWAAYLEIPIDDIKVDVETEFDARGQFGVADIPPGFKSIRYSVTIESPASEEEIKRLVEKADKYSPVRDDFQRAIPIQRELTIKSSIKEWT is encoded by the coding sequence ATGGCCGATCCAAATACTATTAAGAATGTATTCAAAAGAAATGTAAAGGCGCTCAAACTACGGCCTTCTATAGGTCAGAGTACTGCATTGACCCATGTTCATGTTGTCGACGGTACTACCTGTGAAATCGTAAGCGGATCAAAGCGCTTAACCGTTGATGTGGGGAAGGATGCCGGTGGAAATGATGCCGGTCCCGGACCGGGTATACTTGAGAGAGCAGCATTAGGAAGCTGTCTTGCCATTGGCTACGCTACCTGGGCTGCGTATCTGGAGATTCCAATCGACGATATAAAGGTGGATGTAGAAACCGAATTTGATGCAAGGGGACAGTTCGGAGTTGCAGATATTCCCCCCGGCTTTAAATCGATCCGGTATTCAGTGACGATTGAGAGTCCGGCATCCGAAGAAGAAATCAAAAGGCTGGTTGAAAAGGCTGACAAGTACAGTCCGGTGCGTGATGATTTTCAAAGAGCAATTCCCATACAGAGAGAACTTACCATAAAATCTTCGATAAAGGAGTGGACATGA
- a CDS encoding class I SAM-dependent methyltransferase, with translation MKPELQRRVQKYGWDYSSPYYESGWQRQLWPAQARLLEAANICSGEEVLDISCGTGLVTFPIAETVGVEGSVTAIDLSEGMIEKAGKIAKERNITGVNFQAMDAEELDFADESFDLAINSLGLMYYPDPDTANLEMFRVLRAGGRAAALVWGRRKACGWAEIFPIVDRRVKTDVCPLFFQLGTGGNLQRSFEKAGFSEVTTDRFDVTLHYDSDEEAIIGAFLGGAVALAYRKFDESTKREAHEEYLESIEPYHDGEGHFDIPGEFVIVTGRKI, from the coding sequence ATGAAACCGGAATTACAACGAAGGGTACAAAAGTACGGTTGGGATTATTCCTCGCCGTATTATGAGTCCGGCTGGCAGCGGCAGCTTTGGCCGGCACAGGCACGTCTGTTGGAGGCAGCTAATATATGTTCAGGAGAAGAGGTGCTGGACATCTCCTGTGGCACGGGGCTGGTGACTTTTCCTATTGCCGAAACGGTAGGTGTTGAAGGTTCTGTCACTGCTATAGATCTTTCGGAAGGCATGATTGAAAAAGCCGGAAAAATTGCCAAAGAGAGAAATATCACCGGTGTTAATTTCCAAGCTATGGATGCTGAGGAGCTCGACTTTGCGGATGAGTCTTTTGATCTGGCTATCAATTCACTGGGATTGATGTATTACCCCGATCCAGACACAGCGAATTTGGAAATGTTTCGGGTTCTGAGGGCCGGGGGTAGAGCAGCAGCGTTGGTATGGGGCCGAAGAAAAGCCTGCGGTTGGGCAGAGATATTTCCTATTGTTGACCGGCGCGTTAAGACAGATGTATGCCCCTTGTTTTTCCAGTTAGGTACAGGTGGAAACCTGCAAAGGTCATTTGAAAAAGCAGGATTCAGTGAAGTGACGACGGATCGTTTTGATGTAACACTTCACTACGATTCGGACGAAGAAGCTATTATTGGTGCTTTTCTGGGAGGTGCTGTTGCTTTGGCCTACCGGAAGTTCGACGAGTCTACCAAGAGAGAAGCCCATGAAGAGTACCTGGAATCCATTGAACCCTATCATGATGGGGAAGGTCATTTTGATATCCCCGGTGAGTTTGTCATCGTTACGGGTAGAAAAATTTAG
- a CDS encoding S8 family peptidase codes for MAVIDGGIDADHEDLIDNMWINEDEIAGNGLDDDQNGYIDDIHGWNFIGGPDGENVDHDTFELTRIYRKLEPKYADIDTTQLSQKEREEYAYFREIHSDYEDRVMEQVTQYENIRSLEESMAQAKQILSDYYSDSTYTYEDLQELQPQNQQQQFAQNVMLYVMENDIDSTLIAEQKKQVYEFAKYGYNPDFHTRQIVGDNYEDTSERFYGNNDVAGPDPTHGTHVAGIIAAVRNNDIGINGVSNNTKIMGIRAVPNGDERDKDVANAIRYAVDNGAHVINMSFGKGYSPYKETVDAAVKYAEENGVLLVHGAGNDGADTDTKPSFPTDKYGDGFSDEGASELWISVGASSWKPNEDFVASFSNYGDESVDIFAPGVDIYSTMPDDSYEFQDGTSMASPVVAGVAALIMAYYPNLSARQVKDVILQSAVKYTDQQVVLPNQQSPDESMVPFGTLSVSGGVVNVERALQEAQRISQ; via the coding sequence GTGGCAGTGATCGACGGTGGGATTGATGCCGATCATGAGGACCTCATAGACAATATGTGGATAAATGAAGATGAAATTGCCGGTAATGGCCTTGATGATGATCAGAACGGTTATATCGATGATATCCACGGCTGGAATTTTATAGGCGGACCGGATGGAGAGAATGTCGATCATGACACTTTTGAGCTGACACGTATCTACCGGAAACTAGAACCGAAATATGCTGATATTGATACCACGCAATTAAGCCAAAAAGAACGGGAAGAATATGCCTACTTCAGGGAAATCCATTCGGATTATGAAGACCGGGTAATGGAACAAGTCACCCAGTATGAAAATATTCGATCGCTGGAAGAAAGTATGGCCCAGGCTAAGCAAATTTTAAGTGACTATTACAGTGACAGTACCTATACCTATGAGGATCTACAGGAATTGCAGCCCCAAAACCAGCAGCAACAGTTTGCACAGAATGTCATGCTGTATGTGATGGAAAATGACATCGACTCTACACTCATTGCCGAGCAAAAAAAGCAAGTCTATGAGTTTGCCAAATACGGTTACAATCCGGATTTCCATACAAGACAGATTGTTGGTGATAACTATGAGGATACATCCGAACGATTCTATGGCAACAATGATGTAGCAGGTCCTGATCCAACTCACGGAACGCATGTAGCAGGCATTATCGCAGCAGTCAGAAATAATGACATCGGAATAAACGGGGTCTCCAACAACACCAAAATTATGGGCATACGCGCCGTACCCAATGGTGATGAGCGAGACAAAGATGTTGCCAATGCCATTCGCTATGCTGTGGATAACGGGGCCCATGTTATTAATATGAGTTTTGGAAAGGGATATTCCCCGTATAAAGAAACCGTAGATGCTGCGGTAAAATACGCTGAAGAAAACGGGGTGTTGTTGGTCCACGGTGCCGGTAATGATGGAGCTGATACCGACACTAAACCGAGTTTCCCGACTGATAAATATGGAGACGGCTTTTCGGATGAAGGTGCTTCCGAGCTGTGGATCAGTGTCGGGGCCAGTTCATGGAAACCGAACGAAGATTTTGTAGCAAGTTTCAGCAATTACGGCGATGAATCCGTTGATATTTTTGCCCCGGGTGTTGACATCTATTCTACCATGCCGGATGATTCCTATGAATTTCAGGATGGAACCAGCATGGCCTCCCCGGTGGTTGCCGGTGTGGCTGCCCTGATTATGGCCTATTACCCCAACCTCAGTGCCCGGCAAGTGAAAGATGTGATTTTACAAAGCGCCGTGAAGTATACCGATCAACAGGTAGTACTGCCTAATCAGCAGAGTCCTGATGAGTCCATGGTACCTTTCGGGACCCTCTCAGTAAGCGGTGGCGTCGTAAATGTTGAGCGGGCACTGCAAGAGGCCCAAAGAATAAGCCAGTAA
- a CDS encoding protein-L-isoaspartate(D-aspartate) O-methyltransferase, whose protein sequence is MNIYTGIITIVSAVLAVFLSAIPNFRPIEAAKRYKLNNKVTAAMQDTIEWEKPRFSERREERYQMVKRAIKGRGVTDKATLEAMRQVPRHLFVPEDRRSNAYENRPLPIGYQQTISQPYIVGYMTQLLELDEGEKVLEIGTGSGYQAAILSELTPYVFTIEIVEELGKQARERFESLGYHTIETKIGDGYKGWPEHAPFDAIILTAAADDIPEPLIEQLKPGGVMVLPVGDSGLTQRLLRVRKTEDGKIETERKLPVRFVPMTGIDQKN, encoded by the coding sequence ATGAATATTTATACCGGTATAATTACTATCGTTTCCGCAGTACTTGCTGTTTTTCTAAGTGCTATTCCCAACTTTCGACCTATAGAAGCAGCAAAACGATATAAACTGAATAACAAGGTGACTGCTGCAATGCAAGATACCATAGAATGGGAAAAACCACGATTTTCCGAGCGGCGTGAAGAACGTTACCAAATGGTAAAAAGAGCCATAAAAGGGCGAGGAGTAACCGATAAAGCCACTCTTGAAGCCATGAGGCAGGTCCCTCGACACTTGTTTGTCCCTGAAGACAGAAGGAGTAATGCCTACGAAAACAGGCCACTTCCCATTGGATATCAACAGACCATTTCCCAGCCCTATATTGTGGGCTATATGACCCAGCTGCTTGAGCTTGATGAAGGGGAAAAGGTGCTTGAAATCGGTACAGGCAGCGGTTACCAGGCAGCCATACTTTCGGAACTAACTCCCTATGTATTTACTATAGAAATCGTAGAAGAACTCGGCAAGCAGGCAAGAGAACGCTTTGAGTCCCTCGGATATCATACCATTGAAACTAAAATTGGAGACGGTTACAAAGGATGGCCCGAGCATGCTCCCTTTGATGCCATTATTCTGACAGCAGCGGCAGATGATATTCCCGAACCGCTGATTGAACAGCTTAAACCGGGCGGAGTCATGGTGCTCCCTGTTGGTGACTCAGGACTTACCCAGAGACTGCTGAGAGTTCGCAAAACAGAAGACGGGAAGATCGAAACAGAACGTAAATTACCGGTACGTTTTGTACCCATGACCGGTATAGATCAGAAAAACTAG